Proteins from a genomic interval of Anolis sagrei isolate rAnoSag1 chromosome 1, rAnoSag1.mat, whole genome shotgun sequence:
- the LOC137097756 gene encoding uncharacterized protein, with translation MPSKKNRGGPKGKGPAEKSGHKRPLRQDGSSSDDDGVSLEDLEALLQRVNQVERNRGVGLVGASSAGRRASKKQLFKSLLSRVSILESASTVGTDRAIRLTDQLAAPEAAGSSSRVSSAVQAVTSSEACPVVQAASEASAAAVAGPSQPVALASGSSAAAGSTQSVRSMAASSGVGGSEQLVSTVPAEFARLAHRWRILVCGHSYVHWAERYARNSSFGQHLGCASTALVEWKGVRGLRWDGLVPLLFQDRSRPTPDVLVLHIGGNDLGLLNGRALYLQARADILKIWQAWPRVHIAWSAIIPRLRWPGGGDVRKLEKARKRVNRAMRTALARGRGSYIPHKDITHDKTQFYRSDGVHLTDLGNAHFLADLQLGIQQVLRGLVGDGGEIDICPQSVA, from the exons atgcCTTCAAAGAAGAACAGAGGGGGCCCTAAGGGGAAGGGTCCCGCGGAGAAGTCGGGTCACAAGCGACCCTTGCGCCAGGACGGGTCATCGTCGGACGACGATGGGGTCTCTTTAGAAGACTTAGAGGCCCTATTGCAGCGCGTCAATCAAGTGGAAAGGAATAGGGGGGTTGGCTTGGTTGGGGCTAGTTCGGCAGGTCGCCGGGCAAGCAAAAAACAACTATTTAAGTCCTTGTTGTCCCGTGTTTCCATTTTAGAGTCGGCTTCGACCGTAGGGACAGATAGGGCGATCCGGCTTACTGACCAATTGGCTGCTCCGGAGGCTGCGGGGAGTTCTTCTCGGGTGTCTTCAGCTGTGCAGGCCGTTACCAGCTCCGAGGCGTGTCCAGTTGTGCAGGCTGCGTCTGAGGCTTcagcggctgctgtggccggacctAGTCAGCCCGTGGCATTGGCCTCCGGGTCTAGTGCTGcggccgggtccactcagtcAGTCAGGTCGATGGCTGCTTCCTCTGGTGTCGGTGGGAGCGAGCAATTGGTGTCGACTGTCCCGGCAG agtttgccaggctggcgcatagatggagaatccttgtttgtgggcatagctatgtccactgggcggagagatacgccaggaactcgtcctttggccagcatctgggttgcgcttccactgcattggtcgagtggaagggtgttcggggccttcgttgggacggtttggttcccttgttgttccaggacaggagcaggcccactcctgatgttttggtgctccatATTGGAGGTAATGATCTGGGACTGCTTAACGGCAGGGCCTTGTATCTGCAAGCACGTGCTGACATTTtgaagatctggcaggcatggcccagggttcacatcgcttggtcggccattattccacgccttcggtggccaggaggtggtgatgtcaggaagctcgagaaggccagaaagcgtgtgaaccgggccatgcgcacggctttagcacggggcagggggtcttacatcccacataaggacatcacgcacgacaaaacacagttttaccgttCTGACGGGGTTCATTTAACTGATTTGGGCAATGCACATTTTTTGGCCGATTTGCAGTTAGGTATTCAGcaagttttaaggggcttggtgggggatgggggcgaaatagacatttgcccccaatctgtggcgtaa